A part of Gossypium hirsutum isolate 1008001.06 chromosome A07, Gossypium_hirsutum_v2.1, whole genome shotgun sequence genomic DNA contains:
- the LOC107900494 gene encoding putative methyltransferase DDB_G0268948 isoform X1, with the protein MANLFIKQAKQYAQGRPSYPPHLFQFIASKTPQHDLAWDVGTGSGQAARSLAEIYNNVIATDTSPKQLEFATKLPNIRYQQTSPTMSSAELEQKVGAESSVDLVTIAQAMHWFDLPVFYKQVKWVLKKPHGIIAAWCYTTPEVNDYMDQVLERFYKNSYWDSPRQMVDDKYKTIDFPFEAVDGEDSTGPFEFENERWMGLEDYFTYLRSWSAYQKAKEKGVELLSEHVVEEFKRAWGEDENGGQKLVKFPIYLRIGKVGA; encoded by the exons atggCAAATTTGTTCATCAAGCAAGCAAAGCAGTACGCACAAGGTCGACCAAGCTACCCACCACACTTGTTCCAATTCATTGCCTCAAAGACTCCCCAACATGATCTTGCATGGGATGTCGGCACTGGTAGTGGTCAGGCTGCTCGATCT TTGGCTGAGATTTACAATAATGTGATAGCAACAGACACGAGCCCAAAACAGCTTGAATTTGCAACAAAACTCCCCAATATCCGATACCAACAAACCTCACCAACAATGTCCTCGGCCGAGCTTGAACAAAAAGTGGGAGCAGAATCAAGTGTAGATCTAGTGACCATAGCCCAAGCCATGCACTGGTTCGACCTTCCTGTGTTTTACAAACAGGTGAAATGGGTATTGAAGAAACCCCATGGGATAATCGCGGCATGGTGCTACACCACCCCAGAAGTCAACGACTACATGGACCAGGTGCTTGAACGATTTTACAAAAACTCATACTGGGATTCACCACGACAGATGGTGGATGATAAGTACAAAACCATCGATTTTCCGTTCGAGGCAGTCGATGGAGAGGATAGTACGGGACCGTTTGAGTTTGAGAATGAGAGATGGATGGGTTTAGAGGATTACTTTACTTATTTAAGATCATGGTCCGCGTATCAGAAGGCCAAGGAGAAGGGTGTGGAACTTTTGAGCGAGCATGTGGTTGAAGAGTTCAAGCGTGCTTGGGGTGAAGATGAAAATGGTGGGCAAAAACTGGTTAAATTCCCGATTTATCTGAGGATCGGAAAAGTGGGTGCATAA
- the LOC107900494 gene encoding putative methyltransferase DDB_G0268948 isoform X2 has product MILHGMSALVVLAEIYNNVIATDTSPKQLEFATKLPNIRYQQTSPTMSSAELEQKVGAESSVDLVTIAQAMHWFDLPVFYKQVKWVLKKPHGIIAAWCYTTPEVNDYMDQVLERFYKNSYWDSPRQMVDDKYKTIDFPFEAVDGEDSTGPFEFENERWMGLEDYFTYLRSWSAYQKAKEKGVELLSEHVVEEFKRAWGEDENGGQKLVKFPIYLRIGKVGA; this is encoded by the exons ATGATCTTGCATGGGATGTCGGCACTGGTAGTG TTGGCTGAGATTTACAATAATGTGATAGCAACAGACACGAGCCCAAAACAGCTTGAATTTGCAACAAAACTCCCCAATATCCGATACCAACAAACCTCACCAACAATGTCCTCGGCCGAGCTTGAACAAAAAGTGGGAGCAGAATCAAGTGTAGATCTAGTGACCATAGCCCAAGCCATGCACTGGTTCGACCTTCCTGTGTTTTACAAACAGGTGAAATGGGTATTGAAGAAACCCCATGGGATAATCGCGGCATGGTGCTACACCACCCCAGAAGTCAACGACTACATGGACCAGGTGCTTGAACGATTTTACAAAAACTCATACTGGGATTCACCACGACAGATGGTGGATGATAAGTACAAAACCATCGATTTTCCGTTCGAGGCAGTCGATGGAGAGGATAGTACGGGACCGTTTGAGTTTGAGAATGAGAGATGGATGGGTTTAGAGGATTACTTTACTTATTTAAGATCATGGTCCGCGTATCAGAAGGCCAAGGAGAAGGGTGTGGAACTTTTGAGCGAGCATGTGGTTGAAGAGTTCAAGCGTGCTTGGGGTGAAGATGAAAATGGTGGGCAAAAACTGGTTAAATTCCCGATTTATCTGAGGATCGGAAAAGTGGGTGCATAA
- the LOC107900493 gene encoding putative methyltransferase DDB_G0268948 isoform X1 codes for MANLFIKQAKQYAQGRPSYPPHLFQFIASKTPQHDLAWDVGTGSGQAARSLAEIYNNVIATDTSPKQLEFATKLPNIRYQQTSPTMSSTELEQKVGAESSVDLVTIAQAMHWFDLPVFYKQVKWVLKKPHGIIAAWCYTTPEVNDSMDQVLERFYKNSYWDSPRQMVDDKYKTIDFPFEAVDGEDSTGPFEFENERWMGLEDYFTYLRSWSAYQKAKEKGVELLSEHVVEEFKRAWGEDENGGQKPVKFSIYLRIGKVGA; via the exons atggCAAATTTGTTCATCAAACAAGCAAAGCAGTACGCACAAGGTCGACCAAGCTACCCACCACACTTGTTCCAATTCATTGCCTCAAAGACTCCCCAACATGATCTTGCATGGGATGTCGGCACTGGTAGTGGTCAGGCTGCTCGATCT TTGGCTGAGATTTACAATAATGTGATAGCAACAGACACGAGCCCAAAACAGCTTGAATTTGCAACAAAACTCCCCAATATCCGATACCAACAAACCTCACCAACAATGTCCTCGACCGAGCTTGAACAAAAAGTGGGAGCAGAATCAAGTGTAGATCTAGTGACCATAGCCCAAGCCATGCACTGGTTCGACCTTCCTGTGTTTTACAAACAGGTGAAATGGGTATTGAAGAAACCCCATGGGATCATTGCGGCATGGTGCTACACCACCCCAGAAGTCAACGACTCCATGGACCAGGTGCTTGAACGATTTTACAAAAACTCATACTGGGATTCACCACGACAGATGGTGGATGATAAGTACAAAACCATCGATTTTCCGTTCGAGGCAGTCGATGGAGAGGATAGTACGGGACCGTTTGAGTTTGAGAATGAGAGATGGATGGGTTTAGAGGATTACTTTACTTATTTAAGATCATGGTCCGCGTATCAGAAGGCTAAGGAGAAGGGTGTGGAGCTTTTGAGCGAGCATGTGGTTGAAGAGTTCAAGCGTGCTTGGGGTGAAGATGAAAATGGTGGGCAAAAACCGGTTAAATTCTCGATTTATCTGAGGATCGGAAAAGTGGGTGCGTAA
- the LOC107900493 gene encoding putative methyltransferase DDB_G0268948 isoform X2 has product MILHGMSALVVLAEIYNNVIATDTSPKQLEFATKLPNIRYQQTSPTMSSTELEQKVGAESSVDLVTIAQAMHWFDLPVFYKQVKWVLKKPHGIIAAWCYTTPEVNDSMDQVLERFYKNSYWDSPRQMVDDKYKTIDFPFEAVDGEDSTGPFEFENERWMGLEDYFTYLRSWSAYQKAKEKGVELLSEHVVEEFKRAWGEDENGGQKPVKFSIYLRIGKVGA; this is encoded by the exons ATGATCTTGCATGGGATGTCGGCACTGGTAGTG TTGGCTGAGATTTACAATAATGTGATAGCAACAGACACGAGCCCAAAACAGCTTGAATTTGCAACAAAACTCCCCAATATCCGATACCAACAAACCTCACCAACAATGTCCTCGACCGAGCTTGAACAAAAAGTGGGAGCAGAATCAAGTGTAGATCTAGTGACCATAGCCCAAGCCATGCACTGGTTCGACCTTCCTGTGTTTTACAAACAGGTGAAATGGGTATTGAAGAAACCCCATGGGATCATTGCGGCATGGTGCTACACCACCCCAGAAGTCAACGACTCCATGGACCAGGTGCTTGAACGATTTTACAAAAACTCATACTGGGATTCACCACGACAGATGGTGGATGATAAGTACAAAACCATCGATTTTCCGTTCGAGGCAGTCGATGGAGAGGATAGTACGGGACCGTTTGAGTTTGAGAATGAGAGATGGATGGGTTTAGAGGATTACTTTACTTATTTAAGATCATGGTCCGCGTATCAGAAGGCTAAGGAGAAGGGTGTGGAGCTTTTGAGCGAGCATGTGGTTGAAGAGTTCAAGCGTGCTTGGGGTGAAGATGAAAATGGTGGGCAAAAACCGGTTAAATTCTCGATTTATCTGAGGATCGGAAAAGTGGGTGCGTAA
- the LOC107900492 gene encoding protein ENHANCED DISEASE RESISTANCE 2 isoform X2: protein METTKALKEEGGEGGQEKEVLLDGSNGSSSSGDANTNGAPKHRHTPTASYGGDEKGIYEIFGWVYHIGVNSIGHEYCHLRFLFIKGKYVMMYKRDPHENPGIKPIRKGVIGPTLMVEELGRRKVNDGDLYVIQFYNRLDESKKGEIACPTAGEARKWMEAFDHAKQQAEYELSRGGSTRNKLNMEADIDLDGHRPRVRRYAHGLKNLIRIGKGPEMLLRQTSNLGGSGTSNRYFEGEFGDAIEAHEWKCVRTVNGIRIFEDVADSKRGKGALVKAVGLVDASADTAFDVILNLERRKRYEWDMLTADLELIDSYDGHYDVVYGTYDPKYLTRWQSKRDFVFTRQWFRGQDGAYTILQLPAAHKKRPSRSGYRRTSISRLKEYIGANPSLSFESSATVVQSKLSDVSTSSSEFEDLEVQDEFYDAIAGDSTSSSEDEESEDDTENKKIKLKNVSWAISSLALKRASAPDVNKELDPTVPPVHVDASQFSGSLHKGRDETDSNCWTCPSGTGFMIRGKTYLKDNAKIMGSDPLLKLIAVDWFKVDTATDKIALHPRSLVQSDAGKKLPFILVINLEVPAKPNYSLVLYYAAERPVNKNSLLGRFVDGTDMFRDARFKLIPSIVEGYWMVKRAVGTKACLLGKAVTCKYFRQDNFLEIDVDIGSSSVARSVIGLVLGYVTSLVVDLAILIEAKEEAELPEYILGTVRLNRVKPESAVPLNA from the exons ATGGAAACTACAAAGGCGTTGAAGGAGGAGGGAGGCGAGGGAGGACAGGAGAAAGAAGTGTTGTTGGATGGCAGCAACGGAAGCAGTAGCAGCGGCGACGCCAACACTAACGGGGCTCCTAAACATAGGCATACCCCTACAGCTAGCTATGGTGGGGATGAGAAGGGGATTTATGAAATTTTCGGATGGGTGTATCATATTGGAGTCAATTCGATCGGCCACGAGTATTGTCATCTTCGCTTCCTCTTTATAAAGGGCAAATACGTAATGATGTACAAAAGAGATCCTCACGAGAACCCCGGTATT AAACCTATTAGAAAGGGTGTCATAGGACCTACATTGATGGTGGAGGAGTTAGGACGGCGAAAAGTCAATGACGGG GATCTATATGTTATACAGTTCTACAATCGATTGGATGAGTCGAAGAAAGGAGAA ATTGCTTGTCCAACAGCTGGAGAAGCTCGAAAATGGATGGAAGCATTTGATCATGCCAAGCAACAG GCTGAATATGAGCTTTCAAGAGGAGGTAGTACCAGAAACAAATTAAACATGGAGGCTGA TATTGATTTGGATGGGCATCGACCACGAGTAAGGCGGTATGCACATGGATTAAAAAATCTTATAAGAATTGGAAAAG GTCCAGAAATGCTTTTGAGGCAAACCTCAAACTTGGGTGGTAGTGGTACGTCAAATAGATACTTTGAAGGGGAGTTTGGAGATGCAATTGAAGCACATGAATGGAAATGTGTTCGTACAGTCAATG GTATTAGAATCTTCGAGGATGTGGCTGATTCTAAG CGTGGAAAAGGTGCCCTTGTAAAGGCTGTTGGTCTTGTAGATGCAAGCGCAGATACAGCTTTTGATGTAATCTTAAATTTGGAACGCCGTAAGAGATATGA GTGGGATATGTTGACTGCTGACTTGGAGCTGATAGATTCTTATGATGGACACTATGATGTTGTCTATGGAACATATGATCCAAAATATCTTACTCG ATGGCAATCCAAGAGAGATTTTGTCTTCACTAGGCAGTGGTTTCGAGGGCAAGATGGAGCATACA CAATTTTGCAACTTCCAGCTGCACATAAGAAGCGGCCTTCAAGATCTGGATACCGTCGTACATCAATTAGCC GGTTAAAGGAATATATTGGAGCAAATCCATCACTGAGTTTTGAATCTTCCGCCACGGTTGTCCAGTCAAAACTTTCTGATGTTTCAACTTCCAGCAGTGAGTTTGAGGATTTAGAAGTGCAGGATGAATTCTATGATGCAATTGCTGGTGATTCTACTTCATCTTCAGAAGATGAAGAGAGTGAGGATGATACAGAGAACAAG AAAATTAAGCTGAAGAATGTATCATGGGCCATCTCAAGCTTAGCTTTGAAGCGAGCTTCAG CTCCTGATGTAAATAAGGAATTGGATCCTACTGTACCTCCTGTCCATGTTGATGCAAGCCAATTCAGTGGTTCCCTCCATAAAGGAAGGGATGAGACTGACTCAAATTGTTGGACTTGTCCTAGTGGTACAGGATTTATGATAAGAGGAAAGACTTACTTAAAAGATAATGCCAAA ATAATGGGTTCAGATCCCCTTCTCAAACTAATAGCTGTTGACTGGTTCAAAGTTGATACAGCCACAGATAAAATTGCATTGCATCCAAGGTCTCTAGTTCAG TCAGATGCTGGAAAAAAGCTTCCATTTATCCTTGTGATTAATCTCGAG GTCCCTGCAAAACCAAACTATAGTTTGGTCCTTTACTATGCTGCTGAAAGGCCTGTGAATAAAAATTCTTTATTGGGAAGATTTGTGGATGGAACAGATATGTTTCGTGATGCCAGATTTAAACTGATACCAAGCATTGTTGAG GGCTATTGGATGGTCAAGCGTGCGGTTGGAACAAAAGCTTGCCTACTTGGGAAAGCTGTTACCTGCAAGTATTTCAGACAAGACAACTTTCTTGAG ATTGACGTGGATATTGGGTCATCATCTGTAGCAAGAAGTGTTATTGGCCTTGTCCTTGGATACGTCACAAGCTTAGTAGTAGATCTTGCAATATTAATAGAG GCAAAGGAAGAGGCAGAATTGCCAGAGTACATATTGGGCACTGTCCGACTGAACCGAGTGAAGCCTGAATCTGCTGTACCACTGAACGCTTGA
- the LOC107900492 gene encoding protein ENHANCED DISEASE RESISTANCE 2 isoform X1 yields METTKALKEEGGEGGQEKEVLLDGSNGSSSSGDANTNGAPKHRHTPTASYGGDEKGIYEIFGWVYHIGVNSIGHEYCHLRFLFIKGKYVMMYKRDPHENPGIKPIRKGVIGPTLMVEELGRRKVNDGDLYVIQFYNRLDESKKGEIACPTAGEARKWMEAFDHAKQQAEYELSRGGSTRNKLNMEADIDLDGHRPRVRRYAHGLKNLIRIGKGPEMLLRQTSNLGGSGTSNRYFEGEFGDAIEAHEWKCVRTVNGIRIFEDVADSKRGKGALVKAVGLVDASADTAFDVILNLERRKRYEWDMLTADLELIDSYDGHYDVVYGTYDPKYLTRWQSKRDFVFTRQWFRGQDGAYTILQLPAAHKKRPSRSGYRRTSISPSTWEVRSLNSPMGSNTTKCLVTHMLEIRSSGWLRWKKNSSSKFEQTIPYALLSQVAGLKEYIGANPSLSFESSATVVQSKLSDVSTSSSEFEDLEVQDEFYDAIAGDSTSSSEDEESEDDTENKKIKLKNVSWAISSLALKRASAPDVNKELDPTVPPVHVDASQFSGSLHKGRDETDSNCWTCPSGTGFMIRGKTYLKDNAKIMGSDPLLKLIAVDWFKVDTATDKIALHPRSLVQSDAGKKLPFILVINLEVPAKPNYSLVLYYAAERPVNKNSLLGRFVDGTDMFRDARFKLIPSIVEGYWMVKRAVGTKACLLGKAVTCKYFRQDNFLEIDVDIGSSSVARSVIGLVLGYVTSLVVDLAILIEAKEEAELPEYILGTVRLNRVKPESAVPLNA; encoded by the exons ATGGAAACTACAAAGGCGTTGAAGGAGGAGGGAGGCGAGGGAGGACAGGAGAAAGAAGTGTTGTTGGATGGCAGCAACGGAAGCAGTAGCAGCGGCGACGCCAACACTAACGGGGCTCCTAAACATAGGCATACCCCTACAGCTAGCTATGGTGGGGATGAGAAGGGGATTTATGAAATTTTCGGATGGGTGTATCATATTGGAGTCAATTCGATCGGCCACGAGTATTGTCATCTTCGCTTCCTCTTTATAAAGGGCAAATACGTAATGATGTACAAAAGAGATCCTCACGAGAACCCCGGTATT AAACCTATTAGAAAGGGTGTCATAGGACCTACATTGATGGTGGAGGAGTTAGGACGGCGAAAAGTCAATGACGGG GATCTATATGTTATACAGTTCTACAATCGATTGGATGAGTCGAAGAAAGGAGAA ATTGCTTGTCCAACAGCTGGAGAAGCTCGAAAATGGATGGAAGCATTTGATCATGCCAAGCAACAG GCTGAATATGAGCTTTCAAGAGGAGGTAGTACCAGAAACAAATTAAACATGGAGGCTGA TATTGATTTGGATGGGCATCGACCACGAGTAAGGCGGTATGCACATGGATTAAAAAATCTTATAAGAATTGGAAAAG GTCCAGAAATGCTTTTGAGGCAAACCTCAAACTTGGGTGGTAGTGGTACGTCAAATAGATACTTTGAAGGGGAGTTTGGAGATGCAATTGAAGCACATGAATGGAAATGTGTTCGTACAGTCAATG GTATTAGAATCTTCGAGGATGTGGCTGATTCTAAG CGTGGAAAAGGTGCCCTTGTAAAGGCTGTTGGTCTTGTAGATGCAAGCGCAGATACAGCTTTTGATGTAATCTTAAATTTGGAACGCCGTAAGAGATATGA GTGGGATATGTTGACTGCTGACTTGGAGCTGATAGATTCTTATGATGGACACTATGATGTTGTCTATGGAACATATGATCCAAAATATCTTACTCG ATGGCAATCCAAGAGAGATTTTGTCTTCACTAGGCAGTGGTTTCGAGGGCAAGATGGAGCATACA CAATTTTGCAACTTCCAGCTGCACATAAGAAGCGGCCTTCAAGATCTGGATACCGTCGTACATCAATTAGCC CATCTACGTGGGAGGTTAGAAGTTTAAATTCCCCCATGGGTTCAAACACCACAAAATGTCTTGTAACACATATGTTGGAGATTCGTTCTTCTGGATGGCTTCGATGGAAGAAAAATAGCAGCTCGAAGTTTGAACAGACCATCCCATATGCTTTATTATCACAAGTGGCAG GGTTAAAGGAATATATTGGAGCAAATCCATCACTGAGTTTTGAATCTTCCGCCACGGTTGTCCAGTCAAAACTTTCTGATGTTTCAACTTCCAGCAGTGAGTTTGAGGATTTAGAAGTGCAGGATGAATTCTATGATGCAATTGCTGGTGATTCTACTTCATCTTCAGAAGATGAAGAGAGTGAGGATGATACAGAGAACAAG AAAATTAAGCTGAAGAATGTATCATGGGCCATCTCAAGCTTAGCTTTGAAGCGAGCTTCAG CTCCTGATGTAAATAAGGAATTGGATCCTACTGTACCTCCTGTCCATGTTGATGCAAGCCAATTCAGTGGTTCCCTCCATAAAGGAAGGGATGAGACTGACTCAAATTGTTGGACTTGTCCTAGTGGTACAGGATTTATGATAAGAGGAAAGACTTACTTAAAAGATAATGCCAAA ATAATGGGTTCAGATCCCCTTCTCAAACTAATAGCTGTTGACTGGTTCAAAGTTGATACAGCCACAGATAAAATTGCATTGCATCCAAGGTCTCTAGTTCAG TCAGATGCTGGAAAAAAGCTTCCATTTATCCTTGTGATTAATCTCGAG GTCCCTGCAAAACCAAACTATAGTTTGGTCCTTTACTATGCTGCTGAAAGGCCTGTGAATAAAAATTCTTTATTGGGAAGATTTGTGGATGGAACAGATATGTTTCGTGATGCCAGATTTAAACTGATACCAAGCATTGTTGAG GGCTATTGGATGGTCAAGCGTGCGGTTGGAACAAAAGCTTGCCTACTTGGGAAAGCTGTTACCTGCAAGTATTTCAGACAAGACAACTTTCTTGAG ATTGACGTGGATATTGGGTCATCATCTGTAGCAAGAAGTGTTATTGGCCTTGTCCTTGGATACGTCACAAGCTTAGTAGTAGATCTTGCAATATTAATAGAG GCAAAGGAAGAGGCAGAATTGCCAGAGTACATATTGGGCACTGTCCGACTGAACCGAGTGAAGCCTGAATCTGCTGTACCACTGAACGCTTGA
- the LOC107900492 gene encoding protein ENHANCED DISEASE RESISTANCE 2 isoform X3 has translation MVEELGRRKVNDGDLYVIQFYNRLDESKKGEIACPTAGEARKWMEAFDHAKQQAEYELSRGGSTRNKLNMEADIDLDGHRPRVRRYAHGLKNLIRIGKGPEMLLRQTSNLGGSGTSNRYFEGEFGDAIEAHEWKCVRTVNGIRIFEDVADSKRGKGALVKAVGLVDASADTAFDVILNLERRKRYEWDMLTADLELIDSYDGHYDVVYGTYDPKYLTRWQSKRDFVFTRQWFRGQDGAYTILQLPAAHKKRPSRSGYRRTSISPSTWEVRSLNSPMGSNTTKCLVTHMLEIRSSGWLRWKKNSSSKFEQTIPYALLSQVAGLKEYIGANPSLSFESSATVVQSKLSDVSTSSSEFEDLEVQDEFYDAIAGDSTSSSEDEESEDDTENKKIKLKNVSWAISSLALKRASAPDVNKELDPTVPPVHVDASQFSGSLHKGRDETDSNCWTCPSGTGFMIRGKTYLKDNAKIMGSDPLLKLIAVDWFKVDTATDKIALHPRSLVQSDAGKKLPFILVINLEVPAKPNYSLVLYYAAERPVNKNSLLGRFVDGTDMFRDARFKLIPSIVEGYWMVKRAVGTKACLLGKAVTCKYFRQDNFLEIDVDIGSSSVARSVIGLVLGYVTSLVVDLAILIEAKEEAELPEYILGTVRLNRVKPESAVPLNA, from the exons ATGGTGGAGGAGTTAGGACGGCGAAAAGTCAATGACGGG GATCTATATGTTATACAGTTCTACAATCGATTGGATGAGTCGAAGAAAGGAGAA ATTGCTTGTCCAACAGCTGGAGAAGCTCGAAAATGGATGGAAGCATTTGATCATGCCAAGCAACAG GCTGAATATGAGCTTTCAAGAGGAGGTAGTACCAGAAACAAATTAAACATGGAGGCTGA TATTGATTTGGATGGGCATCGACCACGAGTAAGGCGGTATGCACATGGATTAAAAAATCTTATAAGAATTGGAAAAG GTCCAGAAATGCTTTTGAGGCAAACCTCAAACTTGGGTGGTAGTGGTACGTCAAATAGATACTTTGAAGGGGAGTTTGGAGATGCAATTGAAGCACATGAATGGAAATGTGTTCGTACAGTCAATG GTATTAGAATCTTCGAGGATGTGGCTGATTCTAAG CGTGGAAAAGGTGCCCTTGTAAAGGCTGTTGGTCTTGTAGATGCAAGCGCAGATACAGCTTTTGATGTAATCTTAAATTTGGAACGCCGTAAGAGATATGA GTGGGATATGTTGACTGCTGACTTGGAGCTGATAGATTCTTATGATGGACACTATGATGTTGTCTATGGAACATATGATCCAAAATATCTTACTCG ATGGCAATCCAAGAGAGATTTTGTCTTCACTAGGCAGTGGTTTCGAGGGCAAGATGGAGCATACA CAATTTTGCAACTTCCAGCTGCACATAAGAAGCGGCCTTCAAGATCTGGATACCGTCGTACATCAATTAGCC CATCTACGTGGGAGGTTAGAAGTTTAAATTCCCCCATGGGTTCAAACACCACAAAATGTCTTGTAACACATATGTTGGAGATTCGTTCTTCTGGATGGCTTCGATGGAAGAAAAATAGCAGCTCGAAGTTTGAACAGACCATCCCATATGCTTTATTATCACAAGTGGCAG GGTTAAAGGAATATATTGGAGCAAATCCATCACTGAGTTTTGAATCTTCCGCCACGGTTGTCCAGTCAAAACTTTCTGATGTTTCAACTTCCAGCAGTGAGTTTGAGGATTTAGAAGTGCAGGATGAATTCTATGATGCAATTGCTGGTGATTCTACTTCATCTTCAGAAGATGAAGAGAGTGAGGATGATACAGAGAACAAG AAAATTAAGCTGAAGAATGTATCATGGGCCATCTCAAGCTTAGCTTTGAAGCGAGCTTCAG CTCCTGATGTAAATAAGGAATTGGATCCTACTGTACCTCCTGTCCATGTTGATGCAAGCCAATTCAGTGGTTCCCTCCATAAAGGAAGGGATGAGACTGACTCAAATTGTTGGACTTGTCCTAGTGGTACAGGATTTATGATAAGAGGAAAGACTTACTTAAAAGATAATGCCAAA ATAATGGGTTCAGATCCCCTTCTCAAACTAATAGCTGTTGACTGGTTCAAAGTTGATACAGCCACAGATAAAATTGCATTGCATCCAAGGTCTCTAGTTCAG TCAGATGCTGGAAAAAAGCTTCCATTTATCCTTGTGATTAATCTCGAG GTCCCTGCAAAACCAAACTATAGTTTGGTCCTTTACTATGCTGCTGAAAGGCCTGTGAATAAAAATTCTTTATTGGGAAGATTTGTGGATGGAACAGATATGTTTCGTGATGCCAGATTTAAACTGATACCAAGCATTGTTGAG GGCTATTGGATGGTCAAGCGTGCGGTTGGAACAAAAGCTTGCCTACTTGGGAAAGCTGTTACCTGCAAGTATTTCAGACAAGACAACTTTCTTGAG ATTGACGTGGATATTGGGTCATCATCTGTAGCAAGAAGTGTTATTGGCCTTGTCCTTGGATACGTCACAAGCTTAGTAGTAGATCTTGCAATATTAATAGAG GCAAAGGAAGAGGCAGAATTGCCAGAGTACATATTGGGCACTGTCCGACTGAACCGAGTGAAGCCTGAATCTGCTGTACCACTGAACGCTTGA